The Lactobacillus sp. CBA3605 genome contains a region encoding:
- a CDS encoding amino acid permease, with amino-acid sequence MQRKLSTGQMQMIALGGTIGVGLFMGSGSTIKWTGPSVLIAYIVAGAFLYLIMRALGEMLYVDPNTGSFAKFASEYIHPVFGYLTAWSNVFQFVVVGMSEMIALGGYCRYWWPNLPDWIPGLIAIGFLCAANLISVKMFGALETWFSLIKVVTIILMIIAGLGLILFGFGNHGHAIGISNLWTHGGFFTGGVKGFMFALAIVLASYQGIELIGVTAGEAENPQSTLVKAIRSTVARILIFYVGAIFVIVSIYPWDQLSQIGSPFVQTFAKIGITAAASIINFVVITASLSGTNSGIYSASRMTYTLAENQQLPHKMTLLNRHGVPFYAVISISVGILIGVLLNVILPYYFKSASEIFVMVYSSSVLPGMVPWIVILVSQIEFRKQNAAKMVNHPFKMPFSPYSNYLTLAFLALTLVFMFINPETRYSILVGVVFLVIMTIIYFRKYRQPTDAS; translated from the coding sequence ATGCAAAGAAAATTAAGTACGGGCCAAATGCAGATGATTGCATTAGGTGGCACGATTGGCGTGGGACTCTTCATGGGTTCCGGATCAACCATCAAGTGGACCGGACCGTCAGTTTTGATTGCGTATATCGTCGCGGGCGCTTTTCTGTACCTGATTATGCGGGCCCTCGGTGAAATGTTGTACGTTGATCCAAATACGGGATCGTTTGCCAAGTTTGCTTCTGAATACATTCACCCAGTATTCGGTTATTTAACTGCTTGGAGTAATGTGTTTCAATTTGTGGTCGTTGGAATGAGCGAAATGATTGCGTTAGGCGGGTATTGTCGATACTGGTGGCCGAACTTGCCTGATTGGATTCCAGGGTTAATTGCGATTGGGTTCCTATGCGCCGCCAATTTAATTTCGGTTAAAATGTTTGGCGCGTTGGAGACCTGGTTCTCGTTAATAAAAGTTGTGACCATTATTTTAATGATTATTGCGGGCTTGGGACTCATTTTATTTGGTTTTGGCAATCACGGTCATGCCATTGGTATCAGTAACCTATGGACACATGGTGGCTTCTTTACGGGCGGTGTGAAGGGGTTCATGTTTGCTTTGGCCATTGTGTTGGCTTCCTATCAAGGGATTGAGCTGATTGGGGTTACGGCTGGTGAAGCTGAAAATCCACAAAGTACCTTAGTTAAAGCAATTCGATCAACAGTTGCTAGAATTTTGATTTTTTACGTCGGGGCCATTTTCGTAATTGTTAGTATTTACCCTTGGGACCAACTAAGTCAGATTGGTTCTCCATTCGTTCAAACTTTTGCAAAAATCGGAATCACCGCAGCAGCTTCAATTATTAATTTTGTGGTCATTACGGCGTCGTTGTCAGGAACTAATTCTGGTATTTATAGTGCCAGCCGGATGACATATACCTTAGCGGAAAATCAACAGTTACCACACAAAATGACGCTATTAAATCGTCATGGCGTGCCGTTCTACGCGGTCATTTCAATTTCAGTTGGTATTTTAATTGGGGTCTTATTGAATGTTATCTTACCTTATTACTTTAAGAGTGCCAGTGAGATTTTTGTGATGGTTTATAGTTCCAGCGTCTTACCTGGAATGGTCCCTTGGATTGTTATCTTAGTTAGTCAAATTGAATTTCGAAAGCAAAATGCGGCTAAGATGGTTAATCATCCATTCAAAATGCCATTTTCACCATACTCGAATTATTTAACGCTCGCTTTCTTAGCGTTAACCCTAGTGTTCATGTTTATTAATCCAGAAACACGATATTCTATTTTGGTCGGGGTTGTTTTCCTAGTTATTATGACAATTATCTATTTTCGGAAATATCGTCAACCGACGGATGCATCGTAA
- a CDS encoding GNAT family N-acetyltransferase, with amino-acid sequence MITYRYSVAADLPALFAIDQTIWNSQNSPGPMLAQNLATYAQNYPVGSQLVAVQDEQILGMISWNPMPPFMSMRFTWDIGIGILPQAQHQGVGRGLMTKLKAEARRLGIHRLELRVLATNLVARQFYAQLGFQVESVAREAFYIDGHFVDDYGLAYLID; translated from the coding sequence ATGATTACTTATCGCTATTCCGTAGCGGCGGATTTACCAGCATTATTCGCCATTGATCAAACTATCTGGAATTCACAAAATAGTCCAGGGCCAATGCTAGCCCAGAATTTAGCGACATATGCACAAAATTATCCAGTTGGCAGTCAATTGGTTGCGGTTCAAGATGAGCAAATTTTAGGGATGATTTCTTGGAATCCAATGCCGCCCTTTATGTCAATGCGATTTACTTGGGATATTGGCATCGGTATTTTACCGCAAGCGCAGCACCAAGGTGTTGGACGGGGCTTGATGACGAAGTTAAAGGCTGAAGCACGGCGTCTCGGAATTCATCGGCTTGAATTACGGGTCCTAGCGACTAACTTAGTAGCTCGTCAGTTCTATGCACAACTGGGATTTCAAGTTGAAAGTGTTGCTCGCGAGGCTTTTTACATAGATGGTCATTTTGTGGATGATTATGGCCTGGCTTATTTGATTGACTAG
- a CDS encoding flavocytochrome c has product MAEKFQFDSTAITALKDQYDVIIIGSGSSGLVSAVQAHELGLKPVILEKMAKIGGNTTRASSGMNAAESLVQLKHQVVDSYADFYHETFIGGGRQNDPALLDYFTSHGALAIDWLAAHHIDLDDLTITGGMRVKRTHRPSSLAPIGGFLVTQLLKVIAAEKIPLFTEVKVSQLQQTATKVTGVQVQLATGEQRTLQGSAIIIATGGFGANKELIGQYRPDLKAYQTTNQPGATGDGLTLAKQVGAQLVDMDQIQVHPTVQQETNHPFLIGEAVRGEGAILVDDNGQRFVNELDTRKNVTAAINQLPTKKATLILDHAVRQRVPAIEFYDHIGLVENGSTLTQLATKTKLPAAALAQTVTAWNQAVTTHQDTVFGRTTGMSHGLKTGPFYAIRIAPAVHYTMGGIKINPQTQVLNADQQVIPGLYAAGEVVGGLHGNNRIGGNSIAETVIFGRQAGQQVYRYLTALTSK; this is encoded by the coding sequence ATGGCGGAAAAGTTTCAATTTGACTCAACGGCAATTACTGCGTTAAAGGATCAGTATGATGTCATCATTATTGGATCTGGAAGTAGTGGGCTTGTAAGTGCGGTCCAAGCGCACGAGTTGGGTTTAAAACCGGTTATTTTGGAGAAAATGGCTAAAATCGGTGGTAATACGACACGGGCCTCATCCGGAATGAACGCTGCCGAGAGTTTGGTGCAATTAAAACATCAAGTCGTGGATAGCTATGCTGATTTTTATCACGAGACTTTTATTGGTGGTGGCCGTCAGAATGACCCAGCCCTATTGGATTATTTCACGTCACACGGGGCTTTAGCCATTGACTGGTTGGCGGCACATCATATTGACTTAGATGATTTAACAATTACTGGCGGGATGCGGGTTAAACGAACGCATCGACCAAGTAGCTTGGCACCAATCGGAGGCTTCTTAGTGACGCAATTGTTAAAAGTTATTGCGGCTGAAAAGATTCCGTTATTTACTGAAGTGAAGGTGTCACAACTACAACAGACCGCAACAAAAGTGACGGGGGTCCAAGTGCAACTAGCAACCGGGGAACAACGAACACTACAGGGCTCAGCAATCATTATAGCCACCGGGGGCTTTGGGGCGAACAAGGAGTTGATTGGCCAATATCGACCAGACTTAAAGGCTTATCAAACCACTAATCAACCAGGTGCGACAGGTGATGGCTTAACGCTAGCCAAACAGGTTGGCGCACAATTGGTTGATATGGATCAGATTCAGGTGCACCCAACGGTCCAGCAAGAAACAAATCATCCATTTTTGATTGGTGAAGCTGTCCGTGGGGAAGGAGCCATCTTAGTTGATGACAATGGTCAGCGGTTTGTTAACGAACTGGATACCCGCAAAAACGTGACCGCTGCTATTAATCAATTACCAACGAAAAAGGCGACTTTAATTCTGGACCACGCCGTTCGTCAACGAGTGCCAGCAATTGAATTTTATGACCATATCGGTTTAGTTGAAAATGGGTCGACCTTAACGCAGCTTGCAACTAAAACCAAACTACCAGCAGCGGCGCTAGCACAGACCGTGACTGCTTGGAACCAAGCAGTCACCACGCACCAAGATACAGTATTTGGACGTACGACGGGCATGAGTCATGGTCTTAAAACGGGGCCATTTTATGCTATTCGCATTGCACCGGCAGTTCATTACACGATGGGCGGGATTAAGATTAACCCCCAAACCCAAGTTTTGAATGCTGACCAACAAGTGATTCCGGGGTTGTATGCGGCGGGTGAAGTTGTTGGTGGGCTCCATGGTAATAATCGAATTGGCGGTAATTCGATTGCTGAAACTGTGATTTTTGGGCGCCAAGCTGGACAACAAGTGTATCGCTATTTAACGGCACTTACATCAAAATAA
- a CDS encoding alpha/beta fold hydrolase, with amino-acid sequence MKFMTSDHVSLDYTDTGHGRAVVILTGFGGSKAIWAAQIPVLVAAGYRVINLDGRCQGLSQHTAKGLRMSRRALDAAELIAALQLDRPILLGNSMGAATWFAYLSLFGDANVGAVIDVDQSPKMINTPQWAYGFKKLTWADFPASFQQPLGRSTFKHIDDDTYAQVKAVAAQAPFDAALMGPLLINHAVQDWRDVVRQLTKPFLIIAGRESPYFNSEFAAVVAQTAPQGHSVVIPEAGHIVMAEQSAAFNATLLPFLATIA; translated from the coding sequence ATGAAATTTATGACGTCTGATCATGTGAGTTTGGATTATACGGATACCGGCCATGGGCGTGCAGTGGTCATTTTAACCGGATTTGGGGGATCTAAAGCTATTTGGGCGGCCCAGATTCCAGTGCTAGTGGCAGCGGGTTATCGCGTCATCAATCTGGATGGGCGGTGCCAAGGTCTCTCGCAACATACAGCAAAAGGGTTACGGATGAGTCGTCGAGCCTTGGATGCGGCCGAATTAATTGCGGCTTTACAATTAGACCGACCGATTTTACTAGGTAATTCAATGGGGGCGGCAACCTGGTTTGCCTATTTATCTTTGTTTGGTGATGCCAATGTCGGAGCAGTGATAGATGTTGACCAATCACCTAAAATGATAAATACACCGCAATGGGCATACGGTTTTAAAAAATTAACCTGGGCAGATTTTCCAGCTAGTTTTCAGCAGCCACTTGGCCGTTCGACGTTCAAGCATATTGATGATGACACCTATGCCCAAGTTAAAGCGGTTGCTGCTCAAGCGCCATTTGATGCAGCTTTAATGGGGCCATTACTCATTAATCATGCGGTTCAAGACTGGCGAGATGTTGTGCGCCAGCTGACCAAGCCTTTTTTGATCATTGCGGGACGAGAGTCACCTTACTTTAATTCAGAATTTGCAGCAGTTGTAGCGCAAACTGCGCCACAAGGGCATAGTGTTGTGATTCCGGAAGCTGGGCATATTGTGATGGCGGAACAATCCGCAGCTTTCAATGCCACCTTACTGCCATTTTTAGCAACCATCGCTTAA
- a CDS encoding alpha/beta hydrolase family protein, with amino-acid sequence MSIHYNNFYANELGRLVNVTVILPEPLNSAGKVAAAFSQGSSQLPVIWLLHGLGGDATTWVRQTAIEQLATQYRVAVVMPQTERGFYTDMVTGPRYWTFLTTELPDRLRFMFPLSAAREKNFVVGNSMGGYGALRWALTYPERFAAVAALSPVTDLARFRVDQAAIMPDFDLAFDPQHLSDTPVGIDYLLQHLTAPSQALRVLMTTGSEDMLRAMDVAYQPRFANAFKTNFTWQELPGRHDWPLWNQQLPMVMQWLCGEQLAPL; translated from the coding sequence ATGTCAATTCATTATAATAATTTCTATGCTAATGAGTTAGGACGCTTAGTTAACGTGACCGTGATTCTACCGGAGCCATTGAACTCAGCAGGTAAAGTAGCTGCTGCTTTTAGTCAGGGGTCATCCCAGTTGCCTGTTATCTGGCTACTGCATGGCTTAGGGGGCGATGCGACGACTTGGGTACGTCAAACCGCAATTGAACAATTAGCGACACAATATCGCGTTGCGGTGGTGATGCCACAAACGGAACGCGGGTTTTATACGGACATGGTTACTGGGCCACGTTATTGGACTTTTCTGACAACTGAATTGCCAGACCGATTACGATTCATGTTTCCATTAAGTGCTGCTAGAGAAAAAAATTTTGTGGTGGGAAATTCCATGGGCGGGTATGGCGCCTTAAGGTGGGCCCTGACTTATCCGGAACGCTTTGCGGCAGTCGCAGCTTTATCGCCAGTGACTGATTTAGCACGATTCAGGGTTGACCAAGCAGCCATCATGCCCGATTTTGATTTGGCTTTTGATCCGCAACATTTGAGTGATACACCAGTTGGTATTGATTATTTGTTACAGCATTTAACTGCCCCTAGCCAAGCGTTGCGTGTTTTGATGACGACTGGGAGTGAGGACATGTTACGTGCCATGGACGTTGCGTACCAGCCACGTTTTGCCAATGCATTTAAAACGAATTTCACCTGGCAAGAATTACCAGGACGCCATGATTGGCCATTGTGGAACCAGCAGTTACCGATGGTGATGCAATGGCTATGTGGGGAACAATTGGCCCCGCTGTAA
- a CDS encoding MFS transporter, producing the protein MDDAERERGPWHRNLIVLWFCTFVAGMAFSEIMPFLSLFVSQLGDFNKQQVTFYSGLAYAADYAISAISAPLWGIIADKKGRKVMLLRASLGMALAMGLMGFVTNVWQLVALRALQGVFAGFISNAQALVASQTPRKYSGHALSTLITGAVSGQLFGPVIGGILAEVFSIRNTFFITAGLLVGAFLLSLFFVQEHFKPVDHHREPGASRNPLAAFQNPKLIIIMLCSTMIVQLGNASIAPIISLYVRELMHYKGPITVVAGIIAALPGISNILAAPRLGRYGDQHGSGRVLLFGYIFAVIMYFPQGWVTSVIALGLLRFAIGISDGALFPEIQTLLTKNTPVHLTSTIFSYNQSFQAIGNMIGALLGGVIAGIFDYNSVFILTAVMLAINLGLILWLVPGIWKQHGPLAE; encoded by the coding sequence GTGGATGACGCAGAACGTGAGCGCGGACCATGGCATCGTAATTTAATTGTTTTATGGTTTTGTACCTTTGTGGCTGGGATGGCATTTAGTGAAATCATGCCATTCTTGTCATTGTTTGTGAGCCAGCTAGGTGATTTTAATAAACAGCAGGTGACCTTTTATAGTGGTCTCGCCTATGCAGCCGACTATGCTATTTCCGCCATTTCCGCCCCATTGTGGGGTATTATTGCGGATAAAAAAGGGCGTAAAGTGATGTTACTACGAGCTTCGTTAGGGATGGCATTGGCGATGGGGCTAATGGGGTTTGTCACTAATGTTTGGCAATTAGTCGCTTTACGGGCTTTACAAGGTGTCTTTGCAGGCTTTATTTCCAATGCGCAAGCGCTAGTTGCTTCGCAAACACCGCGTAAATATAGTGGTCACGCGTTGAGTACCTTAATCACTGGCGCTGTTAGTGGTCAATTATTTGGGCCAGTTATCGGTGGTATCTTAGCCGAAGTGTTCTCGATTCGAAACACGTTCTTTATTACGGCGGGGCTATTAGTCGGCGCATTCTTGCTGAGTTTGTTCTTCGTGCAAGAACATTTCAAACCAGTTGATCATCATCGGGAACCGGGGGCTAGTCGAAATCCATTGGCAGCCTTTCAAAATCCTAAGTTAATCATTATCATGCTGTGCTCGACCATGATTGTCCAACTAGGCAATGCTTCAATTGCGCCGATTATTAGTTTGTATGTGCGCGAATTGATGCATTATAAAGGTCCCATTACGGTTGTGGCCGGGATTATTGCTGCCTTGCCCGGAATTTCTAATATTTTAGCGGCCCCGCGGCTTGGTCGGTATGGCGACCAGCATGGCTCAGGGCGTGTGCTATTGTTTGGGTATATTTTTGCAGTTATTATGTATTTCCCACAAGGTTGGGTCACGAGTGTGATTGCCTTAGGGCTGTTACGATTTGCGATTGGAATTTCTGATGGGGCATTGTTCCCAGAAATTCAAACCTTATTGACTAAGAATACGCCGGTGCATCTGACGTCAACGATTTTTAGTTACAATCAGTCTTTTCAGGCGATTGGTAATATGATAGGGGCTTTGTTAGGTGGCGTAATTGCCGGAATTTTTGACTATAATTCAGTCTTTATTCTAACTGCCGTGATGTTGGCCATTAACTTAGGTTTGATTTTGTGGCTGGTCCCAGGAATTTGGAAACAACATGGACCATTAGCTGAATAG
- a CDS encoding NUDIX hydrolase, which produces MANYIQEIRALVGHKPIILNTAAGILVDTQQRVLLNLRTDTHNWSLPGGYLEYGETYAEACIREYQEDSGLKVKISAPIGIFDRGETAYPNGDVAQTITQLFLVQAIGGQILNQATDETLKLDYFDFKQLPPLLNQQTADLIEAGHQFITKA; this is translated from the coding sequence ATGGCAAATTATATTCAAGAAATTCGGGCCTTAGTGGGCCACAAACCTATTATTTTAAATACTGCTGCTGGTATCCTAGTTGATACCCAGCAACGAGTCCTTTTAAACTTACGAACCGATACCCATAATTGGAGCTTGCCTGGAGGCTACTTAGAGTATGGTGAAACTTATGCCGAGGCTTGTATTCGTGAATACCAAGAAGATAGTGGTCTTAAAGTTAAAATCAGCGCCCCGATTGGCATTTTTGATCGTGGTGAAACCGCCTATCCTAATGGCGACGTGGCTCAGACTATTACCCAGCTATTCTTAGTGCAGGCTATTGGTGGTCAAATCTTAAATCAAGCAACCGATGAGACCCTTAAACTAGACTACTTTGACTTCAAACAGCTGCCACCATTGCTTAATCAGCAAACCGCAGATTTAATTGAAGCCGGTCATCAATTTATTACTAAGGCTTAA
- a CDS encoding MarR family winged helix-turn-helix transcriptional regulator yields the protein MTEPLIEQIMSELNAFIAQDGIDDDEKQWAQRQTTDVHLQQQLKQLSTTDIKIIAQLATQPATHAKALPQLTTLSQATISRAVTKLAQLGLVEKFRSLQNNKEVLVRLTTAGQQVAQLQHQLKLAIAAQASAIAADYTPAELTRFVTLMHRIRQIKP from the coding sequence ATGACCGAACCGTTAATCGAGCAGATAATGTCCGAATTAAATGCATTTATTGCCCAAGATGGCATTGATGATGATGAGAAGCAATGGGCGCAACGGCAGACGACGGATGTCCACCTGCAACAACAACTCAAGCAATTATCGACCACTGATATTAAAATAATTGCGCAATTGGCCACCCAGCCGGCAACGCATGCTAAGGCATTGCCACAGCTAACAACGCTGTCACAAGCGACAATTTCACGAGCAGTTACTAAATTAGCGCAGTTGGGCTTAGTTGAAAAATTTCGGAGTTTACAAAACAATAAAGAAGTTTTAGTTCGGCTAACGACGGCGGGACAACAGGTGGCACAACTCCAGCACCAATTAAAGTTGGCGATTGCCGCACAGGCCAGCGCCATTGCCGCAGACTATACACCAGCGGAATTAACCCGGTTCGTGACCTTGATGCACCGAATTCGACAAATCAAGCCGTGA
- a CDS encoding HAD-IC family P-type ATPase, with translation MIDDNQQQLTNPEDQDQVPPDTDTTHLWQLDEPTLATKYQTDPVTGLSAAEAEHRLQQNGRNELETKHTSRFIQFIKQFNNSIIYILAAAAIMTFLMDRYSDSIVIGLVIIANAIIGYVQERQAGNALERIREMLISKNFVIRDNQKLEIDARDLVIGDLVNLEAGDAVPADMRLISADNLSVQESILTGETNPVEKIEEPMPDQQLPLADRRNLVYASTAVTSGSGLGIVVATAEATEIGAIQQSVGAVKEKPTPLMRNLNSLGLGLSIAIIVAAVLLFGLGLLMDTYSLPTLLIAVITMVVGSMPEGLPASTSVVLAMGTRRMTKKNVIVKSLPAVETLGAVDIVNTDKTGTLTKNEMTVTKVVTPHHFFDVTGVGYDADGGVNFDGALKLNGQTMDWHQDQSMEWLVNIAGQTTDAQLHFENNKWELTGEPTDGALTTLYRKMTGHDPEVAEVDSLPFDSAFRFSARLADFDGQRILMVKGSPATILRLTNQKTDPAYWDHAMTDLTADGLRVVALAYQVVAADVTAIDAKTIGNLELAGMVGIIDPPREEAAAAIAELRQAGVQVKMITGDHPDTATAIANKLALAPQVKAITGPEIDALDDQQLKAQIDDYNVFARATPANKLRIVRAQQANQHVVSMTGDGVNDAPALKQADIGVAMGIKGTEVAKEAANMVLADDDFADIVAAVREGRHVFDNIRKTIRFLLPTSFAEGLVVIISILMGHELPLYPTQLLWINMVSALTIQFAFIFEPPEADIMARGPRNVKAGLLSKLDSFEIVYVSLLISGLGIFAYDYLTALGLPNVVGSTMSLNIIIFGKIFYLFNLRNNHPVISKYLFQNKMAFYIVGILILLQLGIVYLPFMQSVFHTTNVSFGYGWGIPILAGIVVLIVTEIGKFIRFHFLEKDPNLN, from the coding sequence ATGATAGATGATAACCAGCAGCAGTTGACCAACCCGGAAGACCAAGACCAGGTGCCTCCCGATACCGATACTACCCATTTGTGGCAGCTTGATGAACCAACTTTAGCGACTAAGTACCAGACTGATCCTGTCACTGGCCTTAGTGCCGCTGAAGCTGAGCACCGTCTACAACAAAACGGTCGGAATGAACTGGAAACTAAGCACACCTCACGCTTCATTCAGTTCATCAAGCAGTTTAATAATAGTATTATTTATATTTTAGCGGCTGCTGCAATTATGACCTTTCTAATGGATCGTTATTCAGATTCAATCGTTATCGGACTAGTCATCATTGCTAATGCCATCATTGGTTATGTCCAAGAACGTCAAGCGGGTAACGCTCTGGAACGCATTCGTGAAATGTTGATTTCTAAAAACTTCGTCATTCGTGATAACCAAAAGCTTGAAATCGACGCCCGCGACTTAGTAATTGGTGATTTGGTTAACTTAGAGGCGGGGGATGCAGTCCCTGCTGACATGCGACTCATTTCCGCCGATAACTTAAGCGTCCAAGAATCCATTTTAACTGGTGAAACCAATCCGGTTGAAAAGATTGAAGAACCAATGCCGGACCAGCAACTTCCCTTAGCGGACCGCCGTAATTTAGTTTACGCCTCAACTGCAGTAACTAGTGGTTCGGGCTTAGGGATTGTCGTTGCCACGGCTGAGGCAACCGAAATTGGTGCAATTCAGCAATCAGTTGGCGCCGTCAAAGAAAAACCAACGCCCTTAATGCGGAACTTGAATTCATTAGGACTCGGTTTATCAATTGCAATTATCGTCGCCGCAGTCTTATTATTTGGCTTAGGCCTGCTGATGGATACTTACAGCTTACCAACCTTACTAATTGCTGTGATTACCATGGTGGTTGGCTCCATGCCAGAAGGGTTGCCCGCTAGTACTTCAGTCGTCTTAGCGATGGGGACCCGGCGGATGACCAAGAAAAATGTCATTGTTAAATCACTGCCAGCCGTCGAAACGTTGGGTGCCGTGGATATTGTTAATACCGATAAAACCGGGACTTTAACCAAAAATGAAATGACCGTCACTAAAGTGGTTACGCCACACCATTTCTTCGATGTTACCGGTGTGGGTTATGATGCTGATGGCGGCGTTAACTTCGATGGTGCCTTAAAACTGAATGGTCAAACTATGGATTGGCACCAAGATCAAAGCATGGAATGGCTGGTAAACATTGCTGGTCAAACGACTGATGCGCAATTACACTTTGAAAACAACAAATGGGAACTGACGGGTGAACCAACTGATGGTGCCTTAACGACACTTTATCGTAAGATGACCGGACATGATCCTGAAGTGGCTGAAGTGGATTCGCTACCGTTTGACTCGGCTTTCCGATTTTCCGCCCGCCTAGCTGACTTTGATGGGCAGCGCATCTTGATGGTCAAAGGGTCCCCTGCCACCATTCTACGATTAACCAATCAAAAAACGGACCCAGCTTATTGGGATCATGCCATGACTGACTTAACGGCGGACGGGTTGCGAGTTGTCGCCTTAGCTTATCAAGTTGTTGCGGCTGATGTGACTGCTATTGATGCTAAAACCATTGGTAACTTAGAATTAGCCGGTATGGTTGGCATCATTGACCCACCCCGTGAAGAAGCGGCCGCTGCTATTGCAGAACTTCGGCAAGCTGGTGTCCAAGTTAAAATGATTACTGGTGATCATCCGGATACCGCAACTGCCATTGCCAACAAGCTGGCTTTAGCACCGCAAGTCAAAGCGATTACCGGACCCGAGATTGACGCTTTAGATGATCAGCAACTCAAAGCTCAAATCGATGATTATAACGTCTTCGCTCGGGCAACACCGGCCAACAAATTACGAATTGTCCGCGCACAGCAAGCCAACCAACACGTTGTTTCCATGACTGGTGATGGGGTTAACGATGCGCCGGCCCTCAAACAAGCCGATATCGGGGTTGCTATGGGGATTAAGGGCACTGAAGTTGCCAAAGAAGCTGCTAATATGGTCTTAGCGGACGATGATTTCGCTGATATTGTAGCTGCGGTTCGTGAAGGTCGTCATGTCTTTGATAATATTCGGAAAACAATCCGCTTCTTACTCCCAACTAGTTTTGCGGAAGGGTTAGTGGTCATCATTAGTATTCTAATGGGCCATGAACTGCCGCTCTACCCGACCCAGTTGCTCTGGATTAACATGGTTTCGGCATTAACGATTCAGTTTGCGTTTATCTTCGAGCCACCGGAAGCTGATATTATGGCCCGTGGTCCTAGGAATGTCAAAGCCGGCCTACTGTCCAAGCTAGACTCGTTTGAGATTGTATACGTCTCGTTACTAATTTCCGGACTCGGCATTTTTGCCTACGACTACTTAACAGCACTAGGCTTGCCAAACGTAGTCGGGAGTACAATGTCGCTAAACATCATTATCTTTGGTAAGATTTTCTACTTGTTTAATTTACGAAATAATCATCCAGTAATTTCTAAGTATCTATTCCAAAATAAAATGGCTTTCTACATTGTCGGTATCCTGATTCTTCTACAGCTAGGGATTGTCTACTTGCCATTTATGCAATCCGTCTTCCATACGACTAACGTTAGTTTTGGTTACGGTTGGGGAATTCCAATCTTAGCTGGGATTGTGGTCCTAATTGTCACTGAAATTGGTAAGTTCATCCGCTTCCACTTCTTGGAAAAAGATCCGAACTTAAATTAA
- a CDS encoding NADPH-dependent FMN reductase: protein MQTIAIILGSTRKSSLGRSLFNHLQLTAPALCAELAIKATFLDLAQYNLPFFDEVLPPMANNQRHLPANQQQWISDMAQADGYLILTPEYNHAMPAALKNALDFLAFEGQRKPVKLISYADNMRGGQFGAAALVPVLQRLGMLVLPKPTPVGQLQNNLQPDGHFIAAAPLKARYTKGLSQALQEIAYYTTVLTEHPFPTA from the coding sequence ATGCAAACAATTGCGATTATTTTAGGCAGCACCCGTAAAAGTTCCTTAGGTCGTTCTTTATTCAACCATTTGCAGCTAACAGCACCCGCATTATGTGCTGAATTAGCCATCAAGGCGACCTTTTTAGACTTAGCTCAATACAATCTTCCCTTCTTCGATGAAGTCCTGCCACCAATGGCAAACAACCAGCGTCACTTACCTGCTAATCAGCAGCAATGGATCAGTGATATGGCCCAAGCAGATGGTTATCTTATCTTGACACCAGAATATAACCACGCGATGCCCGCCGCACTCAAAAACGCCCTCGATTTTCTAGCATTTGAAGGCCAGCGTAAACCGGTTAAACTCATCTCATATGCTGATAACATGCGTGGCGGCCAGTTTGGCGCGGCAGCGTTGGTCCCCGTCTTACAACGGCTGGGCATGCTGGTCTTACCTAAACCTACCCCCGTTGGTCAGTTACAAAATAACCTGCAACCCGATGGTCATTTCATCGCCGCAGCGCCATTAAAAGCACGCTATACCAAGGGATTATCACAAGCACTTCAAGAAATTGCTTACTACACGACAGTGCTCACTGAACACCCGTTTCCAACCGCTTAA
- a CDS encoding PspC domain-containing protein: protein MKINIHRSNQNRVIAGVIGGIATRYDWNANLARLIFVVLAITPMFPGLIAYLILWLLMKDPVD from the coding sequence ATGAAAATTAACATTCATCGTTCTAATCAAAATCGTGTGATTGCGGGTGTCATTGGCGGCATTGCAACACGTTACGACTGGAATGCCAATCTCGCACGACTTATTTTCGTCGTACTTGCAATTACACCAATGTTTCCAGGATTAATCGCTTACTTAATCCTTTGGCTACTCATGAAGGACCCCGTCGACTAA